In Nicotiana tabacum cultivar K326 chromosome 19, ASM71507v2, whole genome shotgun sequence, one DNA window encodes the following:
- the LOC107768358 gene encoding double-stranded RNA-binding protein 1 isoform X2, giving the protein MYKTKLQELCHQYGWNLPEYGTEKEGPDHNPRFTATVTVNGFSFASPKDHCRSSKEAQNLAAHIAFAHFTSPKSAQAFSHHNLPSPSPAAALPASSSSGASTSSSKVDVFEKVDVRPPNMDIFQQRQNNAGQPSRVNGTPLAGRDANTSKGMLHLYKNRLQQYAQKQNLTLPVYSSELDGPPHACRFRSKVTIDGKTYETQEFFSTLKEAEHAAAKGAFESLALNDIQEDEGLYKTLLQELAQKEGLLFPVYDTARAGPPHAPTFSSTVEVGGGTFQGQEAKTKKQAEMNAAKVAYNALVKRKGSQIDLPDGNLKSILGVASSSSQSTIEDSAKHTIRANEVENDACNRRHTGVSVNKGGQLGESLKVLPASSGCAATDVPQPVVQQKTKLIIEELNLQKEDTNANRHRCSTAPKTYSVIRDPCPAASCSPDGQSSASAVFDHSTDSVAESVDSGTYAGTSILPNEKIFIFPRNENMELPNGACVLPCSDEKWVAASLELNRNR; this is encoded by the exons ATGTACAAGACGAAGCTACAAGAGCTTTGCCACCAGTACGGGTGGAATTTGCCAGAGTACGGGACGGAGAAAGAGGGACCTGATCACAACCCTCGTTTCACAGCCACTGTTACCGTCAATGGATTCTCCTTTGCGTCACCCAAGGACCATTGCCGATCCTCCAAAGAAGCCCAAAATCTTGCTGCCCATATCGCCTTTGCCCATTTCACTTCCCCCAAATCCGCCCAGGCCTTCTCACATCACAACCTTCCTTCACCTTCACCTGCTGCTGCACTACCAGCCTCCTCTTCTTCTG GCGCTTCAACATCAAGCAGTAAGGTGGATGTTTTTGAGAAGGTGGATGTTAGACCTCCAAATATGGATATTTTTCAACAAAGACAGAATAACGCTGGACAACCTTCTCGTGTCAATGGAACTCCATTGGCTGGTAGGGACGCTAATACCTCGAAAG GGATGCTTCATCTATACAAGAATCGACTACAACAGTATGCCCAAAAGCAAAATCTCACTTTACCCGTGTATTCTTCTGAACTTGATGGCCCTCCGCACGCCTGTCGTTTTAGGTCAAAAGTGACTATTGATGGAAAAACTTATGAAACTCAGGAATTCTTCTCTACATTGAAGGAAGCTGAACATGCAGCTGCAAAAGGTGCTTTTGAGTCATTAGCGCTGAATGACATTCAGGAG GATGAAGGTTTATACAAGACACTTTTGCAAGAACTGGCTCAAAAAGAGGGTTTACTTTTTCCAGTTTATGATACAGCCAGAGCTGGCCCACCTCATGCACCAACATTCAGTTCAACTGTGGAAGTTGGAGGTGGGACTTTTCAAGGACAAGAAGCTAAAACCAAGAAGCAAGCAGAGATGAATGCTGCAAAGGTTGCTTACAATGCCCTTGTGAAAC GTAAGGGTAGTCAAATTGATCTCCCTGATGGTAATTTGAAGAGTATCTTAGGGGTTGCATCTTCTAGCTCGCAGTCAACTATCGAAGATAGTGCAAAGCACACAATCAgggcaaatgaagttgaaaacGATGCTTGTAACAGGAGGCATACTGGCGTGTCTGTTAATAAAG GCGGTCAACTAGGTGAATCTCTTAAGGTCCTTCCAGCCAGTTCAGGATGTGCTGCTACCGATGTACCACAACCAGTTGTTCAGCAGAAAACCAAATTGATAATTGAAGAACTAAATCTGCAAAAAGAAG ATACAAATGCAAACAGACACAGATGCTCAACTGCACCCAAAACATATTCTGTTATCAGGGATCCATGTCCTGCTGCCTCCTGCTCGCCTGATGGGCAGTCTTCTGCTTCAGCGGTCTTTGATCATTCAACTGATTCAGTTGCGGAGTCTGTTGATTCTGGTACATATGCTGGGACCAGTATTTTGCCAAACGAGAAGATTTTCATTTTCCCCCGGAATGAAAATATGGAGCTTCCAAATGGTGCTTGTGTTTTGCCTTGCAGCGATGAAAAATGGGTTGCTGCTAGCTTAGAATTGAATCGAAATCGCTAA
- the LOC107768358 gene encoding double-stranded RNA-binding protein 1 isoform X1: MYKTKLQELCHQYGWNLPEYGTEKEGPDHNPRFTATVTVNGFSFASPKDHCRSSKEAQNLAAHIAFAHFTSPKSAQAFSHHNLPSPSPAAALPASSSSGASTSSSKVDVFEKVDVRPPNMDIFQQRQNNAGQPSRVNGTPLAGRDANTSKGMLHLYKNRLQQYAQKQNLTLPVYSSELDGPPHACRFRSKVTIDGKTYETQEFFSTLKEAEHAAAKGAFESLALNDIQEDEGLYKTLLQELAQKEGLLFPVYDTARAGPPHAPTFSSTVEVGGGTFQGQEAKTKKQAEMNAAKVAYNALVKRKGSQIDLPDGNLKSILGVASSSSQSTIEDSAKHTIRANEVENDACNRRHTGVSVNKGGQLGESLKVLPASSGCAATDVPQPVVQQKTKLIIEELNLQKEETDTNANRHRCSTAPKTYSVIRDPCPAASCSPDGQSSASAVFDHSTDSVAESVDSGTYAGTSILPNEKIFIFPRNENMELPNGACVLPCSDEKWVAASLELNRNR, encoded by the exons ATGTACAAGACGAAGCTACAAGAGCTTTGCCACCAGTACGGGTGGAATTTGCCAGAGTACGGGACGGAGAAAGAGGGACCTGATCACAACCCTCGTTTCACAGCCACTGTTACCGTCAATGGATTCTCCTTTGCGTCACCCAAGGACCATTGCCGATCCTCCAAAGAAGCCCAAAATCTTGCTGCCCATATCGCCTTTGCCCATTTCACTTCCCCCAAATCCGCCCAGGCCTTCTCACATCACAACCTTCCTTCACCTTCACCTGCTGCTGCACTACCAGCCTCCTCTTCTTCTG GCGCTTCAACATCAAGCAGTAAGGTGGATGTTTTTGAGAAGGTGGATGTTAGACCTCCAAATATGGATATTTTTCAACAAAGACAGAATAACGCTGGACAACCTTCTCGTGTCAATGGAACTCCATTGGCTGGTAGGGACGCTAATACCTCGAAAG GGATGCTTCATCTATACAAGAATCGACTACAACAGTATGCCCAAAAGCAAAATCTCACTTTACCCGTGTATTCTTCTGAACTTGATGGCCCTCCGCACGCCTGTCGTTTTAGGTCAAAAGTGACTATTGATGGAAAAACTTATGAAACTCAGGAATTCTTCTCTACATTGAAGGAAGCTGAACATGCAGCTGCAAAAGGTGCTTTTGAGTCATTAGCGCTGAATGACATTCAGGAG GATGAAGGTTTATACAAGACACTTTTGCAAGAACTGGCTCAAAAAGAGGGTTTACTTTTTCCAGTTTATGATACAGCCAGAGCTGGCCCACCTCATGCACCAACATTCAGTTCAACTGTGGAAGTTGGAGGTGGGACTTTTCAAGGACAAGAAGCTAAAACCAAGAAGCAAGCAGAGATGAATGCTGCAAAGGTTGCTTACAATGCCCTTGTGAAAC GTAAGGGTAGTCAAATTGATCTCCCTGATGGTAATTTGAAGAGTATCTTAGGGGTTGCATCTTCTAGCTCGCAGTCAACTATCGAAGATAGTGCAAAGCACACAATCAgggcaaatgaagttgaaaacGATGCTTGTAACAGGAGGCATACTGGCGTGTCTGTTAATAAAG GCGGTCAACTAGGTGAATCTCTTAAGGTCCTTCCAGCCAGTTCAGGATGTGCTGCTACCGATGTACCACAACCAGTTGTTCAGCAGAAAACCAAATTGATAATTGAAGAACTAAATCTGCAAAAAGAAG AGACAGATACAAATGCAAACAGACACAGATGCTCAACTGCACCCAAAACATATTCTGTTATCAGGGATCCATGTCCTGCTGCCTCCTGCTCGCCTGATGGGCAGTCTTCTGCTTCAGCGGTCTTTGATCATTCAACTGATTCAGTTGCGGAGTCTGTTGATTCTGGTACATATGCTGGGACCAGTATTTTGCCAAACGAGAAGATTTTCATTTTCCCCCGGAATGAAAATATGGAGCTTCCAAATGGTGCTTGTGTTTTGCCTTGCAGCGATGAAAAATGGGTTGCTGCTAGCTTAGAATTGAATCGAAATCGCTAA